One Acidobacteriota bacterium genomic window, ACGCCAGCTCACCGGCAGGGGTTATCAACCTGTGACCTCAGCCTGCTCTGGCATAAGGAGTTAGCTGGATTTTGCCCCAGCACGGGTGCAGCCTGAGTTGTCTTTTCCACAACTCTCGCTTATAATCGGGTCTAGTCGTTCCCCCGATACTTGCCCCCCACTATCCCACTAGGATGCCCTTCATGAGCAGCAGCAGCAACGGGTTCCAGATCGGCGACAAGGTCGTCTATCCCAATCATGGTGTTGGCGTGATCGAGCAGATCTCCAGCCGCACGATGGGTCCGAACGTCGAGAGATTCTACCTCCTCAAGATCAAAGCCAGCAGCCTCAAGGTGATGGTGCCCTTCCACAATGTGGAGAGCGTCGGCCTGCGGCGGGTGGTCCGGAACGGCGAGATCCAGAAGATCCTGGACTTCCTCACCGACGGCAAGTGCTTGAACAATGCCGACTGGAAAGACCGTTTCAAAGAGAACTCCGACCGCATGCGGACCGGGTCAC contains:
- a CDS encoding CarD family transcriptional regulator produces the protein MSSSSNGFQIGDKVVYPNHGVGVIEQISSRTMGPNVERFYLLKIKASSLKVMVPFHNVESVGLRRVVRNGEIQKILDFLTDGKCLNNADWKDRFKENSDRMRTGSLLEVAGVLKSLLILNRTKPLSFREKKMLDRARYLLVSELAMAKNLEEQIVEDMLTKSLSKAKLKFPETTAAEA